A window of Auraticoccus monumenti contains these coding sequences:
- a CDS encoding TadE/TadG family type IV pilus assembly protein translates to MGRTDRERGAAAVEFALVVPLLLLLVVGIAEFGRAYNAQTTLSGAAREGVRVMALHDDAAAARTATQAAASPLVLSSSQISVSPTSCASSSATDSTATVRITYPLDFVGGFFGASVTLTGKAVMRCNG, encoded by the coding sequence ATGGGACGCACCGATCGTGAACGTGGCGCTGCCGCTGTCGAGTTCGCCCTCGTGGTGCCGCTGCTGCTCCTGCTGGTGGTGGGCATCGCGGAGTTCGGCCGGGCCTACAACGCCCAGACGACCCTCTCCGGCGCCGCCCGCGAGGGGGTCCGGGTGATGGCCCTGCACGACGACGCCGCCGCCGCCCGGACCGCCACCCAGGCCGCGGCCAGCCCGCTGGTGCTGAGCAGCTCCCAGATCAGCGTCTCCCCCACCAGCTGCGCCTCCAGCAGCGCGACCGACAGCACGGCGACGGTGCGGATCACGTACCCGCTGGACTTCGTCGGCGGCTTCTTCGGGGCCTCGGTCACCCTCACCGGGAAGGCGGTCATGCGGTGCAACGGATGA